The following proteins come from a genomic window of Edaphobacter sp. 4G125:
- the rodA gene encoding rod shape-determining protein RodA, with translation MFRLSSYRDFDWVLLGFVMLLSVISVLEIKSATVHTKFHGFDHKQIGFLVVGLLLMFLISMIDYHRLLDIVPWAYGISILSLLAVKLVGQKVLGARRWINLGGGVHFQPSEWVKLVLIVAVARYFWNLAGKDLTWPDIWKAVALVCVPMGLVLTQPDLGTSLTYSPVLIAGLFLGGIRPKQVGIILLVLVMIGGIAWKSGKRLKPYQQARINAFLDPDSDPRGSGYQIRQSLIAVGSGGIWGKGANKGTQTQGDFLPIPYTDFIFAAFCEEHGFVGAMGVLLLYFLILMRLIQNAQTAADLPGTFIIMGVVAVITFQIAVNIGMVVGMMPVTGIPLPLMSYGGSSVLFTFLALGIVMNVRMRRFVN, from the coding sequence ATGTTCCGCCTTTCTTCTTATCGCGATTTCGACTGGGTCCTGCTCGGGTTTGTGATGCTGTTGTCGGTGATCAGCGTCCTCGAGATCAAATCGGCGACGGTGCATACGAAGTTTCATGGCTTCGATCACAAGCAGATCGGATTTCTGGTCGTAGGCCTGCTGCTGATGTTTCTGATCTCAATGATCGATTACCATCGCCTACTCGATATCGTGCCGTGGGCTTATGGAATCAGTATTTTGTCGTTGCTGGCGGTGAAGCTGGTGGGGCAGAAGGTACTGGGTGCGCGTCGGTGGATCAATCTTGGAGGCGGTGTTCACTTCCAGCCTTCCGAATGGGTGAAACTGGTGCTGATTGTGGCGGTGGCCCGCTATTTCTGGAATCTGGCCGGGAAGGACCTGACGTGGCCAGATATATGGAAAGCCGTTGCACTGGTCTGCGTTCCGATGGGGCTGGTATTGACTCAGCCCGATCTGGGGACGTCGCTGACGTATTCTCCGGTCCTGATTGCAGGGCTATTTCTTGGCGGGATCCGGCCGAAACAGGTCGGCATTATTCTGCTGGTCCTCGTGATGATTGGTGGGATCGCCTGGAAGAGCGGTAAGCGGCTGAAACCGTATCAGCAGGCCCGCATCAATGCTTTTCTCGACCCTGACTCGGACCCGAGGGGATCGGGTTACCAGATTCGCCAGTCGCTGATCGCGGTGGGTTCCGGTGGCATCTGGGGCAAGGGAGCCAACAAGGGCACCCAAACCCAGGGAGACTTCCTCCCGATTCCTTATACCGACTTTATCTTTGCGGCGTTTTGCGAGGAGCACGGCTTTGTCGGTGCGATGGGGGTGTTGTTGTTGTACTTCCTGATCCTGATGCGGTTGATTCAGAATGCCCAGACGGCCGCCGATCTGCCCGGCACCTTCATCATCATGGGAGTGGTGGCGGTGATCACGTTCCAGATCGCGGTCAATATCGGCATGGTGGTGGGGATGATGCCGGTGACCGGAATTCCGCTGCCGCTGATGAGTTATGGGGGATCGTCTGTTCTGTTCACGTTCCTGGCGCTTGGCATCGTGATGAATGTCAGGATGCGCCGGTTTGTGAACTGA